Within Vicia villosa cultivar HV-30 ecotype Madison, WI linkage group LG1, Vvil1.0, whole genome shotgun sequence, the genomic segment GTGGAAGAGTAAAAAACAAAGTGCAGTATCAAGATCTATTGTTGAGGCCGAGTTCAGGGTAATGACAGAGGGATATGTGAATTACTTTATGACTACAATTGATCTTAAAAGATTTGAGGAAAAAATGTAATGAACCAATGAGACTTTATTGTGATAATAACTTTGCTTTTAGAATAGCCCATAACACAGTGCAACATGGCGGAACCAAATATATTGAAGTTGATAAACACTTCATTAGTTAATAATCTTATTTGCACTCCATATATCTCATCTCAAGACAACATTGCAGATCTTCTAACAAAACGGAAACACAACAATGACTTTGAACGAATTGTTTTCAAACTGAAATGAAATACATTTACGAGCCTCAGagagttaaaaataatttattttattgttgttatttttaatattattattggaaatCGATGTTTGGATCTTTAGTAAGACTAGttatgtttgtgtgtgtgtgtgtgtgtatatatatatatatatatatatatatatatatatatatatatatatatatatatatatatatatatatatatatatatatatatatatatatatatatatatgggagggGATCGTTTGACACCGGTGTCAAACATTATTTGACACCAAATTCAACCCGTTGATTGTTACTAATTCAATGGCTAAAATAAATTTCCTTAAAAAACTCATGTTAGTTTTGAAATGAATATATCTTAAtctttagattaataataataagcagATAGGAATATCTCAATATATAATATTGAGATTCTAACCGTTATAATaaaggaataaaaaaaataaaaagaaaaataatagccAAAAtgtaagagaaaaagaaatatgaAAAACAAATGAGTAAAAGAAAAAAGGTAgagaaataacaacaacaaaaaaaagatgcCAGCCTGCAAAGGGAAGATAGCTTGAAGCTTGAAGTATACTGATGGTAGAGAATAGCATAGAAACGACTATTGAGTCCTGCTACTTCATATACTGGTGCACAAGTCTAGATTcataaaattacaaaaaggaGAATTGCTTGTTGTATCTAGGAGTAATTAATTATCATGGTTTAAGCATTTGAATACAATACAATGCAAATATATGACCAACAATATAACACAAACCTGCTAAACTATTTCCTAATCAGAGCCCTCAAACTCCAGTATATTATGCAATGAGCAAACTTTCAAGCTAAAGCACCCACTTTTACAGTAGATACCTCAAACATCTTGTCATGCATGCCCCTTTTACAGTAGATAGAtatcattttatcaaagaatttacGAGGCAAGCTTTCCGTGTACTGCATTAATAGCTTTGTCCAAAGCTCTTCCACTTCATCAAGTCGGTCATCCTCTGCTAAAGCATTAATTAATGTGTAATAGCTTCCCATTGTCTTTCCTTGACCCTTGCTTAGCATCCATTTTGTTACCTATAGTGTCATAAGTAACTTACATAATTATATATTAGTTCAGAAGCAATCCTGACATGGAACATAAAGTTATAGAAGTCACGGGAAGAATAGGGGAAATAgtaataactaaaataaaattcaaaaaacaaaCTAAATTTAGGCTGAACATCTATCTTTAGAGATATCAAAGCACTAGGTCAATACAACTTAAAAAGAGacgagtaaaaataaataaataaatcactgGTGTTGCAATGGTGGATCGCAGAAAATAAGAGTTTACTCAAACTCTGCTACAATAATGAATCTAAAAAACCATAaggatgtaattttttttttttcaaatacctGTATTATTCGCTTCCATTCTTTCTCGTATTCTAGAGTCTTGACAGCCTTTTTCACTGTAATTAATGGAAACTCTAGCTCCCAAGCGACATAGGTAACAAGAGCTCCATAAACTTCCTCTTTGACATTTGAAAGTTCCTTAATCTGTATAAGACAGTAGAAATACTATTTTTCAAGATATGCAAATCCTCCAAGGAAAAATTAGCCAGAAGTATAAAACGAGCGTACCACTATGACAATTGTCCAGTTGTAAAACAAAAAACAGGATCTTAAATTACTAGGTTAATGATAGAAATGAATATACTCCAATGGAAGGCAGAACTTACAGACTGTACAAGCTTAGCAGCCTTGGAAAtggttccaattttttttattggtcTTCCAAACGCGAGGATATCTTGGTCATGGAACTTTTGCAGCACATACCTGAGATAAAGAAAATTACACATAATCGCCACACTCTTATATCCTGGAGCAAGCATAATTTGTGACTAAGAATCTCTCTTAAAAATTATGGTTTGTGTATTAATAACAATCTCCCTTAGGAATTAGGATCTTACCACAATGCTTCTTGTACTTGATGGTATTTTAGTTTCTACAAATGTTTTTACAATGAATAGTGGAAGATTAGCCAGGGCAAGTATCCTGTGTGGATCTGAAAAActctaaaataatataaaacgCAATTAGGACATAAGTAATAAGCAAGAGATGCAAACAATCATAGGATATGAATTACTTTTAGCATTACAGAAGCACTTCTTACGCTTTTACAGATTATTGATTGCCTGATTGGTTGCGGTGGGAAACTCCTGCGATAATAACAATAGCTCGTGTGAATTTCTTCATAATAATCATAATTAAGATAGGTCTAGTCCAGCTAGTTCTGATTCGgaatatgtttaatattccagCATTTGTATCACTACAATAAGTCAATAACAGATACTATGGAGCCACCCTGACATAATAAATACTAGTTACCGATCTTTAGAATAACCAAACACGTTAATGTTCAGCTTCTAAGCTATGTAATGTAATGGTTTGGTCGAAAAAGCCAAAAGCAGTCCCGGTTTGGAGAGATACAGGCTATAATCTGTGGCAAACTATTTAAGATCATCTTAATTGGCTTATTTAAGCTTGTGTATTGGTATAAAGAAGCTTAAGAGTGTTTGGGATAACTTATCTAGCAAACAAAACCTAAGACCACAAATATTATAGGAAAGGTGATGTTACCAAACACCACAAATATTATCATCATAGCTTCTTCATATTTGCACCAGCCGGGAATCGAACCCGGGTCTGTACCGTGGCAGGGTACTATTCTACCACTAGACCACTGGTGCTTTATGTTTAATCAATTACAAAAACTTGTAAAGTCGTTCAATAAATTGTTTGTCATTTGAGGTTTTCTTTGGAGAATCCTATTTTAACTTGTGCATATACATTGGACATAATCTAATAAGTTTGATAGTTCTGTTATAATCACCAACACGAAATAGACAAAGAAATGTCATAATGGTAAACCAATTCATTAAGAAAGAACCGAAAAGTAATCAATAGTTCAAAGAGAATCATCATGTATGCATATACATTTTGAACTCACAATAACAGATGAATTTGAATCCTTATGCAAGCAAAGTTCTTTCCCATTTTTATCAATACTGGCCAGATGAAGTTCAGAAAGTGATGTTGTTTTCCATGAGCTGTTCTTGCTTTCACAATCATCAGATACAGAAACTGGATGCCCTTCACCTGAAGCAGATAAGCACTTTTTAGAGCCACTCAGAAAGATTTGAGAACCATTATAGCTCCATCTCTTTTGATTCTTGCAGctgtcaatttcaatttcattatttttattaacttgTGCACATTGACCTGTTAAAGGATGGTACATCATGTATTCTTTGGAGTTTTTGGATGTAGGATCTGCATTTTGAATCACAAGAAAAATTCAATTTGAACCGATATTGTCATTagcataaatatatattattgccCACACGAACACAAAGACCCGACACGATAGAGACATTAAAGATACTGACACCGATAATGTTAAAAACATAGGACTCCAATAATGTTAAAACATAGCACAGTGAAGTCACTACATATATGATTGTATTTGAAAATACTTGTATAAAATGTATGATATGTGGTGTACTAATGTTATACGGGTGTCagacaaatatttaaaaagagtCGAAGTAAAGaaagtaaatattttatttgagaATACTTGTCTGACTTTTCTGACATATATCTGACTTTTCCGACACATGTCCTACAACAATTTAAAACAACTAAAACTTTAGAGTTGTTCTGCACTGAATCTATtttcatcatacaacacatgGTAATGTGTTGGTCGACTACGTTTCGGAAGAGTTCAATTATCTTGGATAAGTTATGTTTTACTGTTGATGTTGGCTAGACTTTTTTGGGGGCCTTATTTTGTTTGGATATGGATAAGTTATGTTTTACTGTTGATGTCGGTCGGAGATTGAGATACTTTTGATGtctgtatttttattagattgatgtaattttgtttttattatgtttgtCACTATTTGTAAGATTTATAAGATATTTTCTTTTCATGTATTATATAAACCATTACATTTACATTACACTACTATGATATACTATGGAAAAATCATGATTCTTAACGGTTTCCAGCAAATGAATACACTATTAGAAGCAGAATTTTACCACGAACTAGATTCTATAGGTTCGATtctataaaaagtttttaaaatatatcaacaATTCTTCTGTAGGTTCGATTCCCACAAAAGGCAAAAATTCTACTAgagaggggggtagagaagatcgtgaggtaGCAGTGTCGGGATTGTCTTGTGAGGGGCCCAGACTGTTATAAAGGTGATGGTCATAGACGAAGGAATGGTGAAAATTGAAAAGTTCTAAAAAAAAACAGATTTAATGTAAGAAGATGAATGGAACCCTTTCGTTAGACAAGAATATATTGTTATCCAATTGTCTTTATCTCATAATGTTGCTTTTAACATTGTAAAGGAAAATACCACAGCTAGTCTTATGTGTTAAGTGAAAATCCATAATTCAAGTGTTGTAGCTGATTACCATATGGTGTAACTGATTATAACTATGTGAAAAAGTTAAAGTAAGTGATTTTGTCGAGAGTGTAATTAGTTACTCATTCGCAATAATCGATTAtcactattatatttttattttagaaatagGTGTAACCAGTTATAAGTTTTGCGTAATTGGTTACAGACTGTTAAATTTCTGTTTTGGCTTTGTTACTTGTATCATAATCTATTGTAACTTTTTGTATAAACACCCAATGGGTATCCTAATCAACTGTTAATGCAAATATGCATTTCTCACCCTTAATATACTGTTTCTATCTCCctccctctctctttctctctctctctctccctccctctcCATACTCAATTACTCCATTTTCACCAACCTTGTAATACCAAGTTCTAACATTATGACGATTCTTTCTAAAATGTATGGAAAAATAGTCGACCTTAAATAAAGTTCAGTTAATAAGGCATTTGTTTATGCTTCAGATGATGGAGGCACATTAGTTGCACAATAAATCAAGGAACTCAATATTCTCACTACCCAACCGAGTTTAGTGGGAATCAAATTTAACGAGGTACAAGTATTAATACTTTTATCTTCCATACCAGATAAATAGCAGGAGTGCTACTATTACGTTTGTGAGTAGCTCGTCGGAAAGTCAAAAGATGAAATTTGATGATGTTTGTGATTTGGTTTTTGGTGGAGAGATCCTACAAAAAGAGTTGGGTAAATATTCATCCTCTTCAGTATTACATTTAGAGTAAACAGTAAGAAATTCAGCTAAAGAATATGGACGTGGTAAATCAAAGGAAAGTTGATCCAAGTCCAGAAATCATCGTAATTTCTATAACTGAAAGACTATCGAGTGTTGAAATTATGGAAATAAGGGACACTGCAAAAATCATTACAGATTCTCGGAGACTGCGTATTATTATAAGGTATAATTCTAGTTCAATGTAGTAATATCAGAAAGTCCCAAATATCAAACTCGGAGACTGCATATTATCATAGGGTTTAAATCTTATATCAGTTAAACAAAGGGGGTAAGGGAGGTCTTTGGATTGGTTTGTTTAAAAACTATAAAGCAAATAATACATTTAATGGCGTAGAAAATAATATGATGAAATATATTATGGATTAGTCAAACTTTAAATCCCATTTTTATCCTAAATTGACCTTGTTATAACAAAATTCTATTATGTATGATTATTGGTTTCTTAGATTATTTATCCATAATTACTTAGGGAATAAACCTTTAGTATTAAATTAATTCCTAATGACTATTAGTGAATTATAAATAATACTAAGCATTAGATTAACAGTAACAATACATTTTAATGGTGCAATCCTTAGGCATATGTGAAAACTTCATCCATGAGCTTGAGCTTATATGAAGATGTTTCAACTCAGTGCGGGGCATAAATCTTGGAAACCTTCTCTTAAGCTTTTATTTGATCTCTTTTACATGGCCCGTACCTCTTGAGACAAACTCTGGGATCAGGGATTGATTTCCCTTTGTCCCAATGTCCCTTGGTTTGACTCTTTTACCAAAGATTGGGATAATTTTCTTGAACGTTTCATGTTGGTGAAACCTATCATACCTGGGGCTCATTTTGCATTCTACTCGTCCTCGAACCCAATTGGGTTTGCTCGCTCTTGCAAGAGTGGATTTTTAAAGTACTGGTCTTGAGTTCACTTCTGCCGACCCCTTTCTTTTTACCATACCGAGACAAGTTCTTTATCCTCCGAGCAAGTAAAAATGAATGAGGATTTTTGCTCTTGGTATCAAGGGCTCGACTATGATGAATGATTTAGCCATGGAAAAAGTGTCTCCTTCtcaacaaaagaagaaacatatTGATACTTGTGCGATTATCAGTGCTCCCGAACATGCAGAGAGACATAAACTCTTTTGGTGAAATTATATGTGTTATAAGAGTAAATGAAGAGACATAATGCAATACGTTACTTTTTCAAATAATTCCACTCTTATGTGCTTCAATTATGCTTCCTCTAATCTATgttgtttttttcattttgatttaatttataaattattataaattttctaTTTAGCAAAAATTTTCGTTTGTAAGTCATCAAGTATATGCCTTTTTTTTGTTACAACAAGACTAAAAAAGTAAcaaattaaactctaaaaaaaatatttttgcactGTCAACCATAAGAAATCGACTAAGTCTTTAGGGAGAAAAAGTGTGAACAAGGAGGTTTTGGTTAGAAGAAGTGTCAAGCATGATCACAAATTCTACACAATGGTTTCCTTCATGAAGAGTTTGAGCGATTCTTAATTGACCATTTACACATATAATGTCCTCGATGTCTTGaataaaaataatgcatttaTGGTATTTATTAGTGGAGGTCTCGATAAGGTTGATATATAACACATTGTTTGTTTGGAAAGATAAATCATTGATGACCATGTATTTTATGATTGCAAGACCCTGTCTGATGACACGAAGTTCCTCCTGAAGGATATATGAAAAATCTCACCGCTAATCTCCAAATGAATTGTAGACGATCCATCAAAACTCAGCTCTATTAGGTGTCATGAGACAACTCCCATAAGCATTTATGATAATTCTAAGAAGGGGGCGAGAGTTTCATTTGATGAGTATTTCGTTAGTGTGCTTATGATTTCGCTTGTTGAAGCAAGAGAGAAATGAGTCCTCCATGTTGTAAGAAGCTAGATAAAGGAGACATAAAGGAACGTTGTCATAAGTAGTAGAAGTGAAGTTTATATTCTTGCTTGCCCATAAAATTCACGTAACAAAAAGACTGTAAGTTGTAACGAGCGCCAAATATGTCGATTTATCCAATTGTTGCCATCTTTATTTACGAAAGAAATCCACATTCGAAAATTCAAGGTCCTGCCAGAGACTCTTGGATGCATAATAATCGTATATACATAAAAGAAAATACTCATCTTCTAAACTATAAAAGGT encodes:
- the LOC131599958 gene encoding pentatricopeptide repeat-containing protein At4g21190-like, which translates into the protein MLAPGYKSVAIMCNFLYLRYVLQKFHDQDILAFGRPIKKIGTISKAAKLVQSIKELSNVKEEVYGALVTYVAWELEFPLITVKKAVKTLEYEKEWKRIIQVTKWMLSKGQGKTMGSYYTLINALAEDDRLDEVEELWTKLLMQYTESLPRKFFDKMISIYCKRGMHDKMFEVSTVKVGALA